One window of the Brevibacterium limosum genome contains the following:
- a CDS encoding ABC transporter ATP-binding protein, with amino-acid sequence MLTLKEVSLRKGKRTYLDEVSFTAEAGRITAIVGTRSAGRTELVRIIMGLIAADEGTIELEDFELDFGDRQNFGYLPAERGGYPNMRVLDQIVYLARLHGITLGAAERNALTLLGHLELADRGYAPLKNLSGAEVARVDIAATLAADPDVVVIDDAFAGLDAASLRLVTSLLRAHASSGVPVILATDDWEAAQSFADDVIVLGQGKVTVSGSVEKLLGDPRYRIETTDTEAVASALRSRTGISDVKTAGREGVSFRANDAKTAAAAVAELKSVKNFESVRPTLAEQYKEAL; translated from the coding sequence GTGCTCACACTGAAAGAGGTTTCCCTGCGCAAAGGGAAGCGGACATATCTGGACGAGGTGAGTTTCACCGCCGAGGCGGGCCGGATCACCGCAATCGTGGGAACCCGCTCGGCGGGCCGCACCGAACTGGTGCGCATCATCATGGGCCTCATCGCCGCTGATGAGGGCACCATCGAACTCGAGGACTTCGAACTCGACTTCGGTGACCGGCAGAACTTCGGCTATCTGCCCGCCGAACGCGGCGGATACCCGAACATGCGTGTGCTCGACCAGATCGTCTACCTCGCCCGCCTGCACGGGATCACCCTGGGTGCGGCCGAACGGAATGCGCTGACCCTGTTGGGCCACCTCGAGCTCGCCGACCGCGGATACGCTCCGCTGAAGAACCTCTCCGGAGCCGAGGTCGCACGCGTCGACATCGCCGCGACCCTGGCCGCCGACCCGGACGTCGTCGTCATCGACGATGCTTTCGCCGGCCTCGACGCGGCCTCGCTGCGACTGGTCACGTCTCTGCTGCGGGCCCACGCGTCATCGGGAGTGCCCGTCATTCTGGCCACCGACGACTGGGAAGCCGCACAGAGCTTCGCCGACGACGTCATCGTCCTGGGCCAGGGCAAGGTGACCGTCTCGGGCAGCGTCGAGAAGCTGCTCGGTGACCCGCGCTACCGGATCGAGACGACCGACACCGAGGCGGTCGCCTCCGCGCTGAGATCCCGGACGGGAATCAGCGACGTGAAGACCGCCGGTCGCGAAGGCGTGAGCTTCCGCGCCAATGATGCGAAGACAGCCGCCGCTGCCGTGGCCGAGCTGAAGAGTGTGAAGAACTTCGAAAGTGTCCGCCCGACACTGGCCGAGCAGTACAAGGAGGCTCTGTAA
- a CDS encoding ABC transporter permease has protein sequence MARKDKGANDEPQEPLVSKGTAGEGIDDLGLPGDDDVIEDETTADEAESDDATVGGTKGAAASAKDSAAKESDDSGATAGLDDVPFELAEDTPGPDELPETGLVSEFVDVGNRQAAWLVSNRESTTAMRSPYFLVTSAVIILGVLAAIISGIVAGVQKDSGTPTMAMVGVGEQAQMYEQQLGVEITDAEDAQAAEKLVREGKVDAAFIQDPSGQGQPTIIALDKQPDALLEKLAPKTEATLLETPAVDSAVATPLLWGMVALALLVVATLGTALYQNLRLEKRNRITEIIAATIPPRASASGRITGMLSLVVVHLVAAAVVTELGLSLSGKTSLAFAMLPGLGWFALTLLLTAWSVFALLVWASTVVGSKARATFVTIIGVITVAGFFAPVIIGPSGTVAKVLSWTPFTSPLGIAGRSFAGQTEWWEGLVAAGIALVLAVILHALASGAYVRSVLAGGGRSGKTVKMSKRAQKVGAVASAKESGAKKSDEKSGATDEKDAKSADDSRDDK, from the coding sequence ATGGCGCGCAAGGACAAGGGTGCGAATGACGAGCCCCAGGAACCGCTCGTCTCGAAGGGCACTGCCGGTGAAGGGATCGACGACCTCGGCCTCCCGGGTGATGACGATGTGATCGAAGACGAGACCACCGCTGACGAAGCCGAGTCGGACGATGCCACCGTTGGTGGGACCAAGGGTGCGGCCGCCTCGGCGAAGGATTCTGCGGCGAAGGAATCGGACGATTCCGGCGCCACCGCCGGCCTCGATGACGTTCCCTTCGAACTCGCCGAGGACACCCCCGGCCCCGACGAGCTGCCGGAGACCGGACTGGTCTCGGAGTTCGTCGACGTCGGCAACCGCCAGGCCGCGTGGCTCGTGTCGAACCGTGAGAGCACCACTGCCATGCGCAGTCCGTACTTCCTGGTCACCTCCGCTGTGATCATCCTCGGTGTGCTGGCTGCGATCATCTCCGGAATCGTCGCCGGCGTGCAGAAGGATTCGGGCACCCCGACCATGGCGATGGTCGGAGTCGGCGAGCAGGCTCAGATGTACGAACAGCAGCTGGGTGTGGAGATCACCGATGCCGAGGACGCGCAGGCAGCCGAGAAGCTCGTGCGTGAGGGCAAGGTCGACGCCGCATTTATCCAGGATCCGAGCGGTCAGGGTCAGCCGACGATCATCGCCCTCGACAAGCAGCCCGATGCCCTGCTCGAAAAGCTCGCGCCGAAGACCGAGGCGACGCTGCTCGAGACCCCGGCGGTCGACAGCGCCGTGGCCACCCCGCTGCTGTGGGGAATGGTCGCGCTGGCGCTCCTCGTCGTCGCCACTCTGGGCACTGCGCTGTATCAGAATCTGCGCTTGGAGAAGCGCAACCGGATCACCGAGATCATCGCCGCCACGATTCCGCCGCGTGCCTCGGCCTCGGGTCGGATCACGGGCATGTTGTCCCTGGTCGTCGTCCACCTCGTTGCGGCCGCTGTCGTCACCGAGCTCGGACTCTCGCTGTCGGGCAAGACATCGCTGGCGTTCGCCATGCTGCCGGGCCTCGGCTGGTTCGCACTGACCCTGCTGCTCACCGCCTGGTCGGTGTTCGCGCTGCTGGTCTGGGCATCGACCGTCGTCGGCTCCAAGGCCCGCGCCACGTTCGTCACGATCATCGGCGTCATCACCGTGGCAGGTTTCTTCGCCCCGGTCATCATCGGTCCCTCAGGCACCGTTGCGAAGGTGCTGTCGTGGACGCCGTTCACCTCGCCGCTGGGCATCGCCGGACGCTCCTTCGCCGGTCAGACCGAGTGGTGGGAGGGGCTCGTCGCCGCCGGCATCGCTCTGGTGCTCGCCGTCATCCTCCACGCTCTGGCCTCGGGTGCGTACGTGCGCTCCGTGCTTGCCGGAGGCGGACGCAGCGGCAAGACCGTGAAGATGAGCAAGCGCGCGCAGAAGGTCGGCGCCGTCGCCTCGGCGAAGGAATCCGGCGCGAAGAAGTCGGACGAGAAGTCCGGCGCGACAGACGAAAAGGACGCGAAGTCGGCGGATGATTCCCGCGACGACAAGTGA